The bacterium nucleotide sequence AAAGATCCGCAGGACTGGGATGTTGAAGCGCTGGTCAATGACCTGCGTGGACAATTCGGCATGGATGTGGATCCGGAAAAAATTCGACAGCTGGAAAACCCGGACAATATCTATGACTTCCTGTATCAAAAACTCGAACAGCTTTACAGCGAAAAGAAAACCAAAATTGGTCCCGAAAGATGGGCCATTCATGAACGGCTGTTGATGCTGCATGTCATTGATTCACAGTGGAAGGATCACCTCTACGGGCTGGATCATTTAAAAGAAGGAATTGGATTTCGAGGTTACGGGCAAAGGGACCCGTTGATCGAATATAAAAAGGAATCCTTCGCTCTTTTTGAAGAGATGATGAACCGGATGGAAGAAGAAATCGTCAAATATGTATTTATGACTCAGCCCCCTTCGGCGGAAGATGCGCCTCGAGTCGTAAGAGCACCGAAGGCCGTGCAGTTCTCGGGGCCTTCTTTGGAATCGGCAGTTGTCACCGCCGTTCGTAAAGGGCAAAAAGTCGGCCGCAACGATCCATGTCCCTGCGGATCGGGGCAGAAATATAAGAAGTGCTGCGGCGTGAACGCATGAAAAAGTGCCCAGTGATGAGCAAGGAGTAATGAGACATCAGTAAACTCATTACTCCGGCACTTAAGAAGAGGAGGAGTGATGGACATGTACCAGAGCGAAAAGAACTGGTTGGAAAAACTGGCGGATGCAATCCCGGGAGTTAAAGATTACCGTGAAAAAGAAGCACGCCGGGACACCGACAAGAGATTCCGCGAATATCTTGCAAGTCGCATCGATGCCTCACGGCAGATTTTTGATGAGGTCAAACGGGAGCAGTTGAACGCGGGAAATCTGGCGGAGCTGGACGATTTGGACCTGCTGGCGCAAAAGCTTTTTCGCATCGCCAACACGATCCGGCATGCTTCCTATGGATATTCCGGCTTCTTCGATCAGGTAAAAATTCAGGAAGCGGAGCTGGACAGGATTTATCAGTACGACCTGTCTCTGGTGGGCGATGTGGAATCCCTCGAAAACGCTTTGAAGAATGATCCAACACTCACACATGCCGAACAACGAAAGAGATGGGAACAACAGATCGCTGCGTTGGAAAAACGCATAGAGGATCGAAAAAACCTGTTTACTGTGACAGGTTAAGGGAGGCTATCAATGGCAATTGAAGTCATTCAGTGGAAGGAAGACACCGGTGAAGACATGGTGTGGCGTTTTCCCGGCAGCGATGAAATCAAAATGGGAGCCCAGCTAATCGTATCGGAAAGCCAGGCGGCCGTATTCTTCCGCGATGGAAAGGCGCTTGATGTGTTTACAGCAGGACGCCACACGCTCTCTACGATGAATCTGCCGCTCCTCACCAAACTCATGAGCTGGCCCTTCGGATTCAAGTCTCCTTTTCAGGCAGAAGTCTATTTCGTGAGCCGGCGCATTTTTACCAATCAAAAATGGGGAACAAGGGAACCGGTCGTTTTTCGTGATACCGAATTCAAAATGGTGCGCCTTCGCTCATTCGGTGTTTTTTCGATGCGAGTCCACGAACCGCAGTTATTTGTAAATACCGTTGTGGGAACACAACAACGATTCACAACGGGAGACGTAGAAGGATTCTTGCGGGATATCATCGTTTCCCGTCTGAATGATGTTCTTGGTGAGACGTTGAAAACGTTGCTCGATTTGCCCCGCTATTATGATGAATTGGGTGTCGCGTTAAAAACTCGCGTGAAAGAAGATTTCGGGCGATACGGTTTGGAGCTTGTAGATTTTTACATTAACTCCATTACACCTCCGGAAGATGTTCAGAAAGTGATTGATGAACGAAGCGGTATGGCTGCAGTGGGTGATATGAACCAGTATATGCGCTACAAAGCAGCTCGCGCAGTGGGCGATGCAGCCAAGCAAGAGGGCGGTTCCGCGGGAGAAGGGATGGGTCTCGGTATGGGAGCCGGTCTTGGAATGATGCTTCCCGGAATGATATCGCAGGCGATGCAAGGAGCCCAGCAAGGCACTATCGCCGCGGGAACAATCCCCTGTCCAAGTTGCCAGGCGCAGATCCCGTCCGGATCCCAGTTCTGCAGCAGTTGCGGCGCAAAAGTGCTGGCAACAATGCACTGTCCCAGGTGCAACACTCAGATTCCAGCCGGCTCGAAATTCTGCAGCGGCTGCGGCGCTTCTTTAGCGACAACGAGCTGCGCTAAATGCGGAACCGCGCTGGCGCCGGGCGCAAAATTCTGTTCGAATTGCGGCGAAGCATCGAAATAAATGTTGAACAAACCACTCGAAGAAGGACTCACGTTTGATGACGTACTTTTAACGCCATCCCGTTCCGAAGTTTTGCCTGCCCAAA carries:
- a CDS encoding SPFH domain-containing protein, whose translation is MAIEVIQWKEDTGEDMVWRFPGSDEIKMGAQLIVSESQAAVFFRDGKALDVFTAGRHTLSTMNLPLLTKLMSWPFGFKSPFQAEVYFVSRRIFTNQKWGTREPVVFRDTEFKMVRLRSFGVFSMRVHEPQLFVNTVVGTQQRFTTGDVEGFLRDIIVSRLNDVLGETLKTLLDLPRYYDELGVALKTRVKEDFGRYGLELVDFYINSITPPEDVQKVIDERSGMAAVGDMNQYMRYKAARAVGDAAKQEGGSAGEGMGLGMGAGLGMMLPGMISQAMQGAQQGTIAAGTIPCPSCQAQIPSGSQFCSSCGAKVLATMHCPRCNTQIPAGSKFCSGCGASLATTSCAKCGTALAPGAKFCSNCGEASK